Proteins encoded by one window of bacterium:
- a CDS encoding helix-hairpin-helix domain-containing protein produces the protein MNNIFTKKEITLLLFILGGLASGFVIDSFLKQGENNFPEQQAPIEVVDVDSSMVEMVEELTKADIIKPEPSGPVDINRACKEQLLHVNSIGPVLADRIIEDRKANGPYHKPEDLLRVKGIGSVTLSKIKPQIIVEQ, from the coding sequence ATGAACAATATATTTACTAAAAAAGAAATAACGCTTTTGTTGTTCATTCTCGGTGGGCTTGCTTCCGGGTTTGTGATAGACAGCTTTCTCAAACAAGGAGAGAACAATTTCCCTGAACAACAAGCCCCTATTGAAGTTGTTGATGTCGATTCTTCGATGGTTGAAATGGTCGAAGAATTAACAAAAGCTGATATTATTAAACCGGAACCCTCCGGCCCCGTTGATATCAATCGAGCTTGCAAGGAGCAATTGCTTCATGTTAACTCGATAGGGCCGGTTCTCGCCGATAGGATTATCGAGGACCGAAAGGCAAATGGCCCATATCATAAACCGGAGGATTTGCTTAGAGTGAAAGGCATCGGCTCTGTAACTCTTAGTAAAATTAAACCACAGATTATTGTTGAACAATAA
- a CDS encoding type IX secretion system membrane protein PorP/SprF, which translates to MNRGNGFYIVILLLFSFVAISEQVDIDSSDSGFFPYENNILLDGMPANGIGSFAMPQRPALLNPAGLASVPQTQVACDFQRYFWGIGDNLSSGNILFVHHVLNRGFGAGIGIFNGGMVSTQSYSLHYAQRLGRARNPFIETNRIGLFGGVTARFRRRAYSENDFHLGDSGDPLFIDGYSSTAFSFGFGFVYRKPSYSLQFSCDDLNRPNFALEAGEKDRLPMELQVGGEFFLPWEGIRIAPSLNYRSEYGDFASDIDPNIAVRRDFMDGKLELGFFAGRWAFGLGANYYLDLNTGPGARYEISQPLTGIGVPSHRVSASYRFQPPPPAYPDLTVKNIEIEGNPIIDASLIARIEVRNKGIRNAEDVRVSLFSDGRQYKTQQIQTIKPDENGIIEFELIREVSGEFELLARADDSGNSYSQIDGHILELDETNNELKKRFFIYDRPKASLDIDLELLRLTQEIIITEDEPVIPIVFFEAESAAVAERFDNLISNVAERMVDNPDAVLYLSGYYSTDDPQGEQGQILSSERARNVAHAIIEVEPELADRIEISTEHRRSHARAEKEKFEGTRLGKKYTAEENRRVEMSVQPGEPNEWFLKSYALNSLDMEELQKRLYENPLFEIVAIAPTLDSAYAIERELAKLVGQRFAGRVYSREDKDENPKIIITASGILYKPRAFEIPDEELKIEPGYGESKFNIETEGGGKIVGSRLIIENSSGKTYREFSDKKGLLKTVTWDWTIPGDGLVDPSDCYIAYAKIVDEFDQESVTKPETLTVELTNSRDISGRLILVQFAFAGAFGEPDYASVRMEQLTREIVGKVQRDGWLDVVIGGHTDVVGVETGNLKLSQRRAEEQFLTFKEYIMKILNMDTEGQLESWLAENNSTMSARGYGSSRSYAITRGKGSDSYKIIHGNNDLPEGRIINRRVEVEFTPRIE; encoded by the coding sequence ATGAATAGAGGCAATGGTTTTTATATAGTCATCTTGCTTCTTTTTTCCTTTGTTGCTATTTCAGAGCAAGTCGATATTGATTCGTCGGATAGCGGTTTTTTCCCTTATGAAAACAATATTTTGTTGGATGGAATGCCTGCAAATGGGATCGGTTCTTTTGCTATGCCGCAAAGACCCGCATTATTGAACCCCGCAGGGCTTGCCTCTGTTCCACAAACCCAAGTTGCTTGTGATTTTCAAAGATATTTTTGGGGCATTGGAGACAACCTGTCCTCGGGGAATATATTGTTTGTTCATCATGTCCTAAACCGAGGTTTTGGCGCTGGCATCGGAATATTCAATGGCGGAATGGTTTCTACCCAGTCCTATTCATTACACTATGCCCAGAGATTGGGTAGGGCGAGAAATCCTTTTATCGAAACGAATCGAATAGGTCTTTTTGGTGGTGTGACAGCACGTTTTCGTCGAAGAGCATATTCCGAGAATGATTTCCATTTAGGCGATTCGGGCGACCCATTGTTCATTGATGGGTATAGTTCTACTGCTTTTTCTTTTGGATTCGGTTTCGTTTACCGCAAACCGAGTTATTCTCTCCAGTTCTCCTGCGATGACCTTAATCGTCCGAATTTTGCGCTGGAAGCCGGCGAAAAGGATAGGCTTCCGATGGAGTTACAAGTTGGAGGAGAGTTTTTCCTTCCTTGGGAGGGTATCCGCATTGCGCCTTCTCTGAACTATCGTTCTGAATACGGTGATTTTGCGTCCGATATTGACCCAAACATAGCTGTTCGTAGGGATTTTATGGACGGCAAACTCGAACTTGGCTTTTTTGCAGGAAGATGGGCTTTCGGGCTTGGGGCTAATTATTATCTAGATTTGAATACTGGACCCGGTGCGAGATATGAAATATCTCAACCACTGACTGGGATAGGTGTTCCATCGCATAGGGTTTCTGCTTCATACAGATTCCAACCACCACCGCCAGCATATCCTGATCTCACGGTCAAAAACATCGAAATTGAGGGAAATCCAATAATCGATGCTTCACTTATTGCTCGTATAGAGGTTAGGAATAAAGGCATTAGAAACGCCGAAGATGTTCGAGTATCTCTGTTTTCTGATGGAAGGCAATATAAGACTCAACAGATTCAGACTATCAAGCCGGATGAAAATGGTATTATTGAATTCGAGTTAATTCGCGAAGTTTCGGGCGAGTTCGAGCTGCTAGCTCGTGCCGATGACTCTGGTAATTCATACTCCCAAATCGATGGCCATATTCTAGAACTTGACGAAACTAATAACGAATTGAAGAAAAGATTTTTCATTTATGACCGTCCTAAAGCCTCACTCGATATTGATCTTGAGCTCTTGAGGCTTACTCAAGAGATAATTATTACTGAGGACGAACCGGTAATACCTATTGTATTTTTCGAGGCGGAATCCGCAGCTGTTGCCGAGAGATTCGATAACCTCATTTCCAATGTGGCTGAGCGAATGGTCGATAATCCAGATGCGGTTCTCTATTTAAGCGGTTATTATTCAACGGACGATCCTCAAGGTGAACAGGGGCAAATTCTTTCGAGCGAACGCGCGCGAAATGTGGCACATGCGATAATTGAAGTCGAACCCGAATTAGCCGATAGGATAGAAATTTCGACAGAGCATAGAAGATCTCATGCCAGGGCCGAGAAGGAAAAATTTGAGGGAACACGTCTTGGAAAAAAATATACCGCAGAGGAGAACCGCCGGGTCGAAATGAGTGTCCAGCCAGGCGAACCTAACGAATGGTTTCTTAAATCTTATGCTTTAAACAGCCTCGACATGGAGGAACTTCAGAAGCGTTTATACGAGAATCCGCTTTTCGAGATAGTTGCTATTGCGCCCACTCTCGATTCAGCATATGCTATCGAGAGAGAACTAGCTAAGCTTGTTGGGCAGAGATTTGCTGGAAGAGTGTATTCTCGCGAGGATAAAGACGAGAACCCCAAGATTATTATCACTGCCAGTGGGATTCTTTATAAACCGAGGGCTTTTGAGATCCCTGATGAAGAACTCAAAATTGAACCCGGATATGGTGAAAGTAAATTTAATATTGAAACCGAGGGTGGAGGCAAAATTGTTGGATCGCGCCTTATAATAGAGAACAGCAGTGGAAAGACATACAGAGAATTCAGCGATAAAAAAGGCCTATTGAAAACAGTAACATGGGATTGGACTATACCCGGCGACGGTCTAGTCGACCCCTCAGATTGCTATATAGCTTATGCTAAGATTGTCGATGAATTTGATCAGGAGTCGGTTACAAAGCCAGAGACTCTTACTGTAGAGCTCACAAATAGTAGAGATATATCTGGCCGTCTTATTCTGGTTCAATTTGCTTTTGCCGGTGCTTTTGGTGAACCTGATTATGCTTCTGTGAGAATGGAGCAATTGACGCGAGAAATAGTTGGGAAAGTCCAAAGAGATGGGTGGCTCGATGTTGTCATAGGCGGACACACCGATGTTGTTGGTGTCGAAACTGGGAATCTCAAGCTTTCACAGCGTCGTGCCGAGGAACAGTTTCTTACTTTTAAAGAATATATAATGAAGATTCTTAATATGGACACCGAAGGTCAACTCGAGTCATGGCTCGCAGAGAATAATTCAACTATGTCCGCTCGAGGTTATGGATCTTCGAGGTCATATGCTATCACGCGAGGCAAAGGCTCGGATTCTTATAAAATCATTCATGGTAATAATGATCTTCCTGAAGGCCGAATAATCAACCGGAGGGTCGAGGTCGAATTTACACCCAGGATAGAATGA
- the secF gene encoding protein translocase subunit SecF, with amino-acid sequence MEFLKNTSWDFLGKRKIAYTISGILILVTIVALIVNGGPKYNIDFKGGEALEVSFESPVNMAEIRSMVDKIGVADAEIQSIGDGSIVLFRIPIDVTADGKNPGEAVMEVLQQQYGKDSIELRRQEVVGPKVSGELRNQALWATLFALVGILLYVTIRFKFRFGVAAVIALFHDVIITIGFLTIFGKEISLPVVAALLTIVGYSINDTIVISDRIRENSRILFREKFADLVNRSLNQTVSRTIITTLVVLIVLFCIFFFGGPVVHDFSFALIVGSIVGTYSSLYVVSPIVVAWEKASPKKIGGKR; translated from the coding sequence ATGGAATTCCTTAAAAATACGAGTTGGGATTTCTTAGGCAAACGCAAAATTGCCTATACGATAAGTGGGATTCTGATTTTGGTAACAATCGTTGCGCTTATAGTTAACGGTGGACCAAAATATAATATTGACTTCAAAGGCGGAGAGGCTCTTGAAGTTAGTTTCGAATCCCCGGTCAATATGGCAGAAATTCGCTCTATGGTAGATAAAATAGGTGTTGCCGATGCCGAAATCCAATCAATTGGTGATGGAAGTATAGTTTTATTTAGAATCCCTATAGATGTTACTGCAGATGGTAAGAATCCAGGGGAAGCTGTTATGGAAGTGCTTCAGCAACAATATGGCAAAGATTCGATTGAACTTCGCCGCCAGGAGGTTGTTGGACCTAAGGTCTCAGGCGAATTGAGAAATCAAGCGCTTTGGGCAACGTTGTTCGCATTGGTGGGTATATTACTATATGTTACTATTCGTTTCAAATTCCGCTTCGGCGTAGCAGCGGTTATTGCTCTTTTCCACGATGTTATTATAACTATAGGTTTCTTAACGATTTTTGGCAAAGAGATTTCGCTTCCGGTTGTGGCTGCTTTACTCACTATTGTCGGATATTCGATTAATGATACAATTGTTATATCTGATCGTATTCGGGAGAACTCGAGAATTTTATTTAGAGAAAAATTCGCCGATCTCGTCAATAGGTCGCTTAATCAGACTGTAAGCAGAACCATTATCACGACTTTGGTTGTGCTTATTGTATTGTTTTGCATTTTCTTCTTTGGAGGACCTGTAGTTCACGATTTCTCTTTTGCCTTAATAGTCGGTTCAATTGTAGGAACATATAGCTCACTTTATGTGGTTAGTCCGATAGTTGTGGCTTGGGAAAAAGCTTCGCCGAAAAAAATAGGCGGCAAAAGATAA
- a CDS encoding ABC transporter ATP-binding protein has translation MSENIILTENVKKTYDGKGVPVEAVRGVDLKIENGEFSALVGPSGSGKTTFLNLISGLDTPTDGKVWLNGRLMSEMSGKELSDFRRDHIGFIFQAYNLIPVLTVEENIEYIMLLQGIPKDERHRRVLEILEEVGLEGFEGRVPPKLSGGQQQRVAVARAMVARPSIILADEPTANLDSATSGALLDTMHKLNKKTGMTFLFSTHDQIVIDRAERVITLTDGKISNDEVRI, from the coding sequence ATGAGCGAAAATATCATCCTAACGGAAAATGTTAAAAAAACATACGACGGAAAAGGCGTTCCGGTCGAGGCGGTTCGCGGGGTCGATTTAAAAATCGAAAATGGCGAATTCAGCGCGTTGGTCGGGCCGTCCGGCTCCGGGAAGACCACGTTTTTAAACCTGATATCGGGACTCGACACGCCGACCGACGGCAAGGTTTGGCTTAATGGCAGGCTTATGTCCGAGATGAGTGGTAAAGAACTGTCCGACTTTCGGCGCGACCATATCGGCTTTATATTTCAGGCGTATAACCTGATTCCGGTGTTGACGGTCGAAGAGAATATCGAATACATTATGTTGCTCCAGGGAATCCCGAAGGACGAGCGCCATCGGCGAGTTCTGGAAATTCTCGAAGAGGTCGGACTCGAGGGATTCGAGGGCAGGGTTCCGCCGAAGCTCTCCGGCGGCCAGCAACAGCGCGTAGCCGTGGCTCGCGCGATGGTCGCGCGGCCGTCGATAATCCTCGCCGACGAACCGACCGCAAACCTCGACTCGGCTACAAGCGGCGCTCTTCTCGACACGATGCACAAGCTCAATAAAAAAACCGGGATGACCTTCCTATTCTCGACGCACGACCAAATCGTCATCGACCGTGCGGAACGCGTGATCACGCTCACTGACGGTAAAATATCGAACGACGAAGTGCGGATTTGA
- a CDS encoding DUF2179 domain-containing protein, whose translation MFSELFFESWAFKWAILPALIFSARVFDVSIGTIRIIMVSRSRKFISALLGFFEVMIWLLAIGQVLQNLTNPLYYIAYGAGFAIGNYIGILIEERLAMGIQLVRTITKKDASELIASLREHGFMATSVPADSSAGPVNIIWTVLRRADLNEVIDVIQDFHPHAFYSVEDVRKASDAIPPFRPSSEVSVARRFFPFGKKGK comes from the coding sequence GTGTTTTCTGAGTTATTTTTTGAAAGCTGGGCTTTCAAATGGGCGATACTCCCTGCGCTTATATTTTCTGCTAGGGTTTTCGATGTTTCAATTGGGACTATAAGGATTATTATGGTTTCCCGAAGTCGCAAGTTTATTTCGGCTTTACTCGGTTTTTTTGAAGTTATGATATGGCTTTTAGCTATTGGGCAGGTATTGCAAAATCTAACCAATCCTCTTTATTATATTGCTTATGGAGCGGGTTTCGCAATAGGGAATTATATTGGGATTTTGATAGAGGAGAGGCTAGCCATGGGGATACAACTTGTAAGAACAATAACTAAAAAGGACGCAAGTGAGCTTATAGCTTCTTTAAGGGAGCATGGTTTCATGGCAACTTCTGTGCCGGCAGACAGTAGTGCGGGTCCGGTCAATATAATTTGGACAGTTCTCAGGCGAGCCGATCTAAATGAAGTGATCGATGTAATACAGGATTTTCATCCGCACGCCTTCTATTCTGTGGAGGATGTCCGTAAAGCCAGTGATGCCATTCCGCCTTTCAGGCCGAGTAGTGAAGTTTCAGTCGCGCGTCGCTTTTTTCCATTTGGGAAAAAGGGCAAATAG
- the lptG gene encoding LPS export ABC transporter permease LptG, with product MKLLDKYILRNFLAFIGWAILAFLILYYVVDIVENVDKFIDKEAELIDVILYYLSYTPYIIVLVSPIALLLAGNFTSGNFSRHREIVATRSGGISSLRVGAPIVLFGLIWAFFIIFFSEFVVPKTNAIREEIKTEKIDKKRTRTTRVRDLLYQGDDGNVYSIGSLDPKRSRAMDILIVSFDSHDKIDKMTRAREARYEHGQWILYDGHIYGFSDNNTHLYSSFSEKKLRFRESPIELAERRVNPDEMGFFELRRFILRVQRAGGDPLKERTDLLMKITYPFINFIILLFGVPLSLRFRRSGLMVGFAQSVAIGFLYFGVIRTGQVLGYNGTLPPILAATLGNIIFGIAGIYLLFSLRE from the coding sequence TTGAAGCTTTTAGATAAATACATTCTCCGGAATTTTTTGGCTTTTATTGGATGGGCCATACTCGCTTTTCTTATCCTTTATTATGTTGTCGATATAGTCGAGAATGTAGATAAGTTCATCGATAAGGAAGCTGAACTAATTGATGTTATTTTATATTATCTGTCGTATACTCCATATATAATAGTGCTTGTTAGCCCCATCGCGCTTCTTCTAGCTGGGAATTTTACCTCCGGGAATTTTTCGCGTCATCGAGAAATAGTAGCAACTCGATCTGGTGGAATAAGTTCGCTCAGAGTGGGTGCTCCCATAGTATTATTTGGGCTTATCTGGGCTTTTTTTATTATCTTTTTCAGCGAGTTCGTCGTTCCGAAAACTAATGCAATAAGAGAAGAGATAAAAACAGAAAAGATAGATAAAAAACGCACGCGGACCACGAGAGTTAGGGATCTTCTTTATCAAGGAGACGACGGGAATGTGTATTCCATCGGTTCTTTAGACCCAAAAAGATCCCGTGCGATGGATATTCTTATAGTGAGTTTTGATTCTCACGATAAAATTGACAAGATGACGAGAGCGCGCGAAGCCCGTTATGAACATGGTCAATGGATATTATATGACGGGCATATCTATGGCTTCTCGGACAACAATACACATCTATATAGTAGTTTTTCAGAGAAAAAACTACGTTTTCGCGAAAGTCCCATCGAGCTTGCTGAGCGTCGGGTCAATCCAGACGAAATGGGTTTCTTCGAACTTAGGAGATTTATTTTAAGGGTTCAACGCGCGGGTGGTGATCCCCTTAAAGAGCGAACAGACCTTCTTATGAAGATAACATATCCATTTATTAATTTCATAATTCTTCTTTTTGGAGTGCCTCTTTCCCTTAGATTTAGGCGCTCGGGCCTGATGGTTGGCTTCGCGCAATCTGTAGCTATAGGTTTTCTATATTTTGGTGTTATTAGAACAGGCCAGGTGTTAGGGTATAATGGAACATTGCCTCCTATTCTTGCCGCAACACTTGGAAATATAATCTTCGGTATAGCTGGCATATATCTTCTTTTTTCTTTGCGTGAATAG
- a CDS encoding ABC transporter permease has translation MLYVKLAWRNLFRNKRRTIIASFAIALGLAALIFMDALFIGEEKSFIEAATSTFLGEAQITHVDFRKKQTSNLTISNFSETIEKLANDTLVAAFTPRTQSFGTVTSAADVRGISIHGIAPQSERDLSIIDEVIVDGQFFDGDNPRDILIGVKLAEIVDVELGDKLILSVAQTKTGDISQQLFRVSGIFDFGDRSMNSGAVFIGLPQAREMLGIGETAHTITIKFVDPNISRDSTAAFWSNYSVDSNEAISWTTIMPMIASMSDMLIVAKIFMALILMGIVVFVILNTLFMALYERMFELGVLRAVGTRPMGIVKLLILEAASLSIVGIAMGVVLGFGVTALIAHIGIDFTGIEFSGIAMRENIYPVLKVSQFIIYPIGVFIFTIIVGIYPAIHAARMSPAKAMKRSF, from the coding sequence ATGTTATACGTAAAACTTGCATGGCGGAATCTCTTCAGGAATAAAAGGCGGACTATAATCGCCAGTTTTGCCATAGCTTTAGGACTCGCGGCGCTGATATTCATGGATGCCCTCTTCATCGGCGAGGAAAAAAGCTTCATAGAAGCCGCGACTTCGACCTTCCTCGGCGAGGCGCAGATTACCCATGTGGATTTTCGCAAAAAACAAACCTCCAATTTAACTATATCTAATTTTTCGGAGACTATCGAAAAGCTCGCGAACGATACTCTCGTCGCGGCTTTCACTCCGCGAACGCAATCATTCGGAACCGTGACCTCCGCCGCAGATGTCCGGGGTATATCGATCCACGGGATTGCTCCGCAGTCCGAACGCGACCTCTCGATTATCGACGAGGTTATAGTCGACGGCCAATTCTTCGATGGCGATAATCCGCGAGATATACTAATAGGCGTTAAACTCGCCGAGATCGTCGATGTCGAACTTGGCGACAAGTTAATATTATCCGTGGCTCAAACAAAGACCGGCGACATATCGCAACAGCTCTTCCGTGTTTCGGGCATTTTCGATTTCGGTGACCGCTCGATGAATTCCGGCGCGGTGTTTATCGGGCTACCGCAAGCCCGTGAGATGCTCGGGATCGGCGAGACCGCCCATACGATAACCATTAAATTCGTCGATCCGAATATCAGCCGGGACAGCACCGCCGCCTTCTGGTCGAATTACTCGGTCGATTCAAACGAAGCGATTAGCTGGACGACTATAATGCCGATGATCGCCTCGATGTCGGATATGTTGATCGTCGCTAAAATTTTCATGGCGCTGATCTTGATGGGGATCGTGGTTTTCGTGATACTCAATACGCTTTTCATGGCTCTTTACGAGCGCATGTTCGAGCTGGGCGTCCTTCGCGCAGTGGGAACGAGACCGATGGGCATCGTAAAATTATTGATATTGGAGGCCGCATCGCTTTCGATTGTCGGAATTGCGATGGGGGTCGTTCTCGGGTTCGGTGTCACCGCACTTATCGCGCACATCGGTATCGATTTCACCGGAATCGAATTCAGCGGAATCGCGATGCGCGAGAATATTTATCCGGTGCTAAAAGTTTCACAGTTCATTATTTATCCCATCGGGGTTTTTATATTCACAATTATCGTTGGAATCTATCCCGCAATACACGCCGCTCGAATGAGTCCGGCGAAAGCGATGAAACGAAGTTTTTAA
- the secD gene encoding protein translocase subunit SecD: MRGAQVWRMVVTVVIVILSLYFLYPTLRLNLLTEENKLERPDIEENLSSKSIKLGLDLQGGMHLLMEPDMVSLLSAKATKRDGNFIGALRETERLSDNQNKDFIEVLPSVFKREKLDIVEYFPNLGGSDNEVLTAIYQEREKAVDGALEVIRSRIDQFGVAEPIIQKAGNDRIIVELPGIQDAERARSLLKETAILQFQLVRREKDVIQTVEKVDAVLAADPQLLTMAYRAENEEELEAMEATEETSEQADMTVSEDKTEPEPVVEEAPSMDELIASEEVVEEEVVSTSDLFEADSTSPIPDELPFGEEAAASEISRPFSAHVEVMGDVIMVPRSEYEIVNRIIQIPSVIDALPHGSVLVWAAKDEVVRGIQYRALYLLSDKIEIAGDRIEKANFGFGSGTDPRAAGKPVVNLGFDAQGSRIFAQVTGSNIGRRLAIVLNERVYSAPNIRSKITGDAQISGITELDEAKMISIVLRAGSLPVPLNIKSERTVGPSLGEDSIRKGVMATVVGAILVALFMIMYYKMSGVIADIALILNLVALMAGMAAFRATLTLPGIAGIILTIGMAVDANVLIFERIREELKSGKTVRTAIDTGYSRAFKTIVDANLTTLITAAILYNFGTGAVKGFAVTLFMGIIISMITAIVVTRLIFEFITSKRHIEKLSI, from the coding sequence ATGCGCGGCGCGCAGGTTTGGAGAATGGTAGTCACGGTAGTTATCGTGATATTGTCACTGTATTTTCTCTATCCAACACTCAGGCTTAACCTTTTAACAGAGGAAAATAAGCTGGAGCGTCCGGATATAGAGGAAAATCTTTCATCGAAATCAATTAAACTCGGGTTGGATCTTCAAGGTGGAATGCATCTTCTTATGGAACCAGACATGGTTAGTTTATTATCAGCTAAAGCTACAAAGCGCGATGGCAATTTTATTGGTGCGCTTCGTGAAACTGAGAGGCTATCTGATAATCAGAATAAGGATTTTATCGAAGTCCTACCAAGTGTCTTCAAAAGGGAAAAACTTGATATAGTTGAGTATTTCCCAAATTTAGGTGGTAGCGATAACGAGGTTCTTACAGCTATTTATCAGGAACGAGAAAAGGCTGTCGATGGTGCATTAGAAGTTATTCGTAGCCGCATCGATCAATTCGGCGTTGCCGAACCAATTATCCAGAAAGCCGGCAATGATAGAATAATCGTCGAGCTTCCGGGGATTCAAGATGCCGAACGGGCGCGTTCGCTCCTGAAAGAAACTGCTATTTTGCAGTTTCAATTGGTTCGTCGCGAAAAAGATGTTATTCAGACTGTCGAAAAAGTAGATGCTGTACTTGCTGCAGATCCACAGCTTCTCACTATGGCATATCGTGCCGAAAATGAAGAAGAACTCGAGGCTATGGAGGCAACAGAAGAAACATCTGAACAGGCTGATATGACTGTATCCGAGGATAAAACAGAACCTGAACCGGTTGTCGAAGAGGCTCCTTCGATGGATGAGCTAATAGCATCGGAAGAGGTAGTTGAAGAAGAGGTTGTTTCAACAAGCGATCTTTTTGAAGCAGATAGCACTTCCCCTATTCCAGATGAATTACCGTTTGGAGAGGAAGCCGCCGCGAGTGAGATTAGCAGGCCTTTTTCTGCTCATGTCGAGGTTATGGGCGATGTTATCATGGTTCCTCGAAGTGAATATGAGATAGTCAATCGAATTATTCAGATTCCCAGCGTGATAGACGCGCTTCCACATGGAAGTGTTCTAGTTTGGGCTGCTAAAGATGAAGTTGTTCGTGGCATTCAATATCGCGCTCTTTATCTATTAAGCGATAAGATAGAGATTGCTGGCGATAGGATCGAAAAGGCGAATTTCGGCTTTGGAAGCGGAACAGATCCGCGTGCGGCAGGTAAACCGGTTGTGAATCTTGGCTTTGATGCACAGGGAAGTAGAATATTTGCACAGGTTACAGGTTCCAATATTGGAAGAAGACTTGCTATCGTTCTCAACGAGCGTGTGTATTCAGCCCCGAATATTAGAAGCAAGATAACCGGCGATGCTCAGATCAGCGGTATCACCGAGCTCGATGAGGCAAAGATGATAAGCATCGTGCTTCGGGCAGGTTCACTTCCAGTCCCGTTAAATATTAAGAGTGAGAGAACGGTTGGACCTTCCCTCGGTGAAGACTCAATCCGCAAGGGTGTCATGGCAACGGTTGTAGGCGCGATTCTTGTAGCCTTGTTCATGATTATGTATTATAAAATGTCCGGTGTTATCGCCGATATTGCTCTTATTCTCAATTTAGTGGCTTTAATGGCTGGAATGGCGGCATTTCGGGCGACATTGACATTGCCCGGAATCGCGGGTATAATCCTAACTATCGGTATGGCGGTCGATGCTAATGTGCTGATATTTGAGCGTATTCGAGAAGAGCTTAAATCAGGAAAGACTGTCAGAACTGCCATCGATACTGGTTATTCACGCGCATTTAAAACTATTGTCGATGCAAACCTCACTACTCTTATTACAGCCGCAATTCTTTATAATTTCGGAACAGGAGCTGTGAAGGGGTTTGCTGTGACGCTGTTTATGGGCATTATTATTAGTATGATCACCGCTATTGTTGTTACGAGGTTGATATTTGAATTCATTACTTCGAAACGACATATCGAAAAGCTTTCTATATAA